A single window of Zea mays cultivar B73 chromosome 10, Zm-B73-REFERENCE-NAM-5.0, whole genome shotgun sequence DNA harbors:
- the LOC109943052 gene encoding 1-aminocyclopropane-1-carboxylate oxidase homolog isoform X2 — translation MASTIGNNDRLTQLKAFDDTKAGVKGLVDEGVTIVPPIFHHLPDPHDATSNAHAAIPVIDLAAFSATNNDEAHAHQQLVAQVKAAAETVGFFQVVNHGVPAELLPRMLASVKSFNEEPADERRPYYTRDQARRVRGPRLCHTMQLRSSSLGFLVEIAVKEFYKHYLFILNNNTFASLMT, via the exons ATGGCCTCCACCATCGGTAACAACGACCGCCTCACCCAGCTCAAGGCCTTCGACGACACCAAGGCCGGCGTCAAGGGCCTCGTCGACGAGGGCGTTACCATCGTCCCGCCCATCTTTCATCACCTGCCTGACCCTCACGACGCCACCTCTAACGCCCATGCCGCCATCCCGGTCATCGATCTCGCCGCCTTCTCAGCAACCAACAACGACGAGGCCCACGCCCACCAGCAGCTGGTCGCCCAGGTCAAGGCAGCCGCCGAGACCGTCGGCTTCTTCCAGGTCGTCaaccacggcgtgcccgcggagcTGCTCCCCCGCATGCTCGCGTCGGTGAAAAGCTTCAACGAGGAGCCCGCCGACGAGCGGCGGCCCTACTACACCAGGGACCAGGCGAGGCGCGTGAG aggtcctcgactatgccatacaatgcagcttcggtcaagttctctgggtttcctcgttgaaattgctgtaaaggaattttataaacattatctatttatactcaataataacacatttgcatctttaatgacataa
- the LOC109943052 gene encoding 1-aminocyclopropane-1-carboxylate oxidase homolog 7 isoform X1 yields the protein MPPAFRDVVPEYARQARGLAAQLLALLSEALGLHAGYLQRDAGCLDGPSLAFACHYYPPCPEPWLTLGTTRHSDPSFLTVLLQDAVGGLQVLLGGRWVDVPSLPGALVVNIGDFLQLMSNDRFKSVEHRVVAVPPGAAARVSVACFFRPSGAATSKEYGPVPDLVKPPEAPRYRSVTGVEFLDYYRQKGLDGRSALDHFRLLV from the coding sequence ATGCCGCCGGCCTTTAGGGACGTCGTGCCGGAGTACGCCAGGCAGGCGCGGGGGCTGGCGGCGCAGCTGCTGGCGCTGCTGTCGGAGGCCCTGGGCCTGCACGCGGGCTACCTGCAGCGCGACGCCGGCTGCCTGGACGGGCCCTCGCTCGCCTTCGCCTGCCACTACTACCCGCCGTGCCCAGAGCCGTGGCTCACGCTAGGCACCACCAGGCACTCCGACCCCAGCTTCCTCACGGTGCTCCTGCAGGACGCCGTGGGCGGCCTGCAGGTGCTCCTCGGCGGCCGCTGGGTGGACGTGCCTTCGCTGCCCGGCGCGCTCGTTGTTAACATCGGCGACTTCCTCCAGCTCATGTCCAACGACAGGTTCAAGAGCGTGGAGCACCGGGTGGTGGCCGTGCCTCCAGGCGCCGCTGCCCGGGTCTCGGTGGCCTGCTTTTTCAGACCCTCCGGCGCCGCCACGTCCAAGGAGTACGGCCCCGTACCCGACCTCGTCAAGCCGCCGGAGGCCCCGCGTTACAGGAGCGTCACCGGCGTAGAGTTCCTCGACTACTATAGGCAGAAGGGTCTCGACGGACGATCGGCGCTCGACCACTTCAGGCTGCTGGTCTGA